A window of Rhizobium acidisoli contains these coding sequences:
- a CDS encoding metalloregulator ArsR/SmtB family transcription factor, with the protein MEDETFDDISEGSSVGAAQRVFHALSSAPRRKILAYLSASGLTAGEIADRFSMSKPAVSQHLSILETAGLIKREKQGQFVHYSLIENNLVNTLNGFVQEVCPVGRPIKKESQARIRAKELP; encoded by the coding sequence TTGGAAGATGAGACTTTCGACGATATTTCAGAAGGCAGCTCTGTCGGCGCCGCCCAGCGGGTGTTCCACGCGCTTTCCAGTGCGCCGCGGCGGAAGATCCTTGCCTATCTCTCGGCATCCGGCCTGACCGCCGGCGAGATTGCTGACCGCTTCAGCATGTCCAAACCGGCGGTTTCCCAGCATCTTTCCATCCTCGAAACGGCCGGACTGATTAAACGGGAGAAACAGGGCCAGTTCGTCCACTATTCCCTCATCGAGAACAATCTCGTCAATACGCTCAACGGCTTCGTCCAGGAGGTCTGCCCGGTCGGCCGGCCGATCAAGAAGGAAAGCCAGGCGCGCATCCGCGCCAAAGAATTGCCTTGA
- a CDS encoding acyl-CoA desaturase, which translates to MSSISTGRMIDDSSDPVKGRVVWMPAKSVWISAMTMTAIIGGPLTFTWSAFAVFILLTAMTICLGHSVGMHRLLIHRSFSTPLWIEHFLVYLGTLVGMAGPFGMIYAHDIRDWAQRQRDCHDLYAHRRSFFTDAFWQMHCAVALNHPPRFVLDERERRDRFYRFLEATWMAQQIPLALALLALGGLPWVVWGIAVRVSVSLTGHWLVGHFAHRAGHQGWSVDDVAVQGYNLPHFGLVTFGESFHGNHHAFPESARLGIEPGQLDLGWHFIRVLSRLGLASAIKLPHMIVPRQGLKRVNAAEASGGSHPPYQAAGQAKSRP; encoded by the coding sequence ATGAGCAGTATTTCCACCGGACGCATGATCGACGATAGCAGCGATCCCGTGAAGGGCAGAGTGGTCTGGATGCCGGCAAAGTCGGTCTGGATCTCTGCAATGACCATGACCGCCATAATCGGCGGGCCACTAACCTTCACCTGGAGCGCCTTTGCCGTCTTCATCCTCCTGACCGCCATGACCATCTGCCTTGGTCATTCGGTCGGCATGCACCGGCTGTTGATCCACCGTTCCTTCAGCACCCCTCTCTGGATCGAGCACTTTCTCGTCTATCTCGGCACGCTGGTCGGCATGGCCGGCCCCTTCGGCATGATCTACGCGCACGATATTCGCGACTGGGCGCAACGGCAGAGAGACTGCCATGACCTCTATGCCCATCGGCGGTCTTTCTTCACCGACGCCTTCTGGCAGATGCATTGCGCAGTGGCGCTTAATCATCCGCCACGCTTCGTCCTCGATGAGCGCGAGCGGCGCGACCGCTTTTATCGCTTCCTGGAGGCGACATGGATGGCGCAGCAGATCCCCTTGGCACTCGCGCTCCTGGCGCTTGGCGGACTGCCGTGGGTGGTCTGGGGTATTGCCGTGCGGGTATCGGTATCGCTGACCGGACACTGGCTGGTCGGTCATTTCGCGCACCGGGCCGGCCATCAGGGCTGGAGCGTCGATGATGTCGCGGTGCAGGGTTATAACCTGCCGCATTTCGGGCTGGTCACCTTCGGGGAGAGCTTCCACGGCAACCATCACGCCTTTCCGGAATCGGCGCGGCTCGGCATCGAGCCGGGGCAGTTGGACCTCGGCTGGCATTTCATCCGAGTGCTGTCGCGGCTCGGCCTGGCTTCGGCGATCAAGCTCCCGCATATGATCGTGCCGCGGCAAGGGCTGAAGCGCGTCAACGCCGCTGAAGCTTCTGGTGGCAGTCATCCGCCATATCAGGCGGCCGGCCAGGCGAAATCGCGCCCGTGA